A region of the Pantoea alfalfae genome:
GCGCGAAACCACGTTACCCTGCTCTTCGTTCAGACCTTTAATCGCGCCGGCCACGATGCCGATTGAAGAGAAGTTGGCGAACGACACCAGGAACACGGACAGAATACCTTCTGAATTTGGCGACAGCTGACCCGCGATTTTCTGCAGATCCATCATGGCTACAAACTCATTCGACACCAGCTTGGTCGCCATAATGCTGCCGACCTGCAGCGCTTCGCCAGAAGGCACACCCATCATCCAGGCAAACGGATAGAAGACAAAGCCGAGAACGCCCTGGAAGCTGATACCAAAAATCAGATCAAACAGCGCATTCAGACCTGAAATCAGCGCGATAAAGCCAATCAGCATGGCCGCAACGATAATCGCGACGCGGAAACCGGCCAGGATATATTCGCCCAGCATCTCAAAGAAGCTCTGACCTTTATGCAGATCCTGCAGCTGCAGGTCTTCTTCGTTCTCAACACGGTAAGGGTTGATCAGCGACAGCACGATAAAGGTACTGAACATGTTGAGCACCAGTGCAGCGACCACATATTTTGGCTGCAGCATCGTCATGTAGGCTCCGACGATGGACATCGATACCGTCGACATTGCGGTCGCAGCCATGGTGTACATGCGGCGCTGTGACATCTT
Encoded here:
- a CDS encoding NupC/NupG family nucleoside CNT transporter, with product MSHILQFLLALVVVGILSLLVSHDRKSIRIRYIIQLLVIEIVLAWFFLNSEAGLGFVKGFAGFFDHLLKYAAQGTNFVFGNMSDKGLAFFFLNVLCPIVFISALIGILQHFRILPWVIRGIGTVLSKVNGMGKLESFNAVSSLILGQSENFIAYKDILGKMSQRRMYTMAATAMSTVSMSIVGAYMTMLQPKYVVAALVLNMFSTFIVLSLINPYRVENEEDLQLQDLHKGQSFFEMLGEYILAGFRVAIIVAAMLIGFIALISGLNALFDLIFGISFQGVLGFVFYPFAWMMGVPSGEALQVGSIMATKLVSNEFVAMMDLQKIAGQLSPNSEGILSVFLVSFANFSSIGIVAGAIKGLNEEQGNVVSRFGLKLLYGSTLVSVLSAAIAGLVLAF